A window from Azoarcus sp. DD4 encodes these proteins:
- the rnc gene encoding ribonuclease III — MSVDRLQRDLGHPFRDPTLLQQALTHRSFGQPNNERLEFLGDSILNCVTSIALFERFGSLREGELSRLRASLVRQEALHRIALQLQLGDCLRLGEGELKSGGFRRPSILADAVEAIFAAVFLDSDFAGAKAVIDRLYAPLLDEVNPKAPSKDPKTALQEWLQGKRLPLPTYTMVEVTGEAHAQEFEVACEVERYKLRTIGRGTSRRIAEQQSAELALAQLRKK; from the coding sequence ATGTCGGTTGATAGACTGCAAAGGGATCTTGGCCACCCGTTCCGTGATCCCACCTTGCTGCAACAGGCGCTGACCCATCGCAGTTTCGGCCAGCCCAACAACGAACGCCTGGAATTCCTGGGCGACAGCATCCTCAACTGCGTCACCTCGATAGCCTTGTTCGAGCGTTTCGGCTCCCTGCGCGAAGGGGAGCTGTCGCGCCTGCGCGCCTCGCTGGTGCGCCAGGAGGCGCTGCACCGTATCGCGCTGCAACTCCAGTTGGGCGACTGTCTGCGCTTGGGGGAGGGCGAGCTGAAGTCCGGCGGTTTCCGGCGCCCTTCCATCCTCGCCGACGCGGTCGAGGCGATCTTCGCCGCGGTGTTCCTCGATTCCGATTTTGCCGGCGCCAAGGCGGTGATAGACCGGCTTTACGCGCCGCTGCTCGACGAGGTCAACCCCAAGGCGCCATCCAAGGATCCCAAAACGGCGTTGCAGGAGTGGCTGCAGGGCAAGCGCCTGCCGCTGCCCACCTACACCATGGTCGAGGTCACCGGTGAGGCGCACGCGCAGGAGTTCGAAGTCGCCTGCGAAGTCGAACGCTACAAGCTTCGCACCATAGGCCGCGGCACCAGCCGCCGTATCGCCGAACAGCAGTCCGCCGAGCTCGCGCTCGCGCAGTTGAGGAAGAAATGA
- a CDS encoding DUF4845 domain-containing protein, with translation MNRSSQRGISLISLMFVGAFAVFVLLIGFRSVPAVTEYMAIERNIKILATDGDNGASPTELRRDFDRRGQIDDVSTITGADLDIRKDTGKTIIEAEYSRKVPVVANVSLLIDFHASSAD, from the coding sequence ATGAACAGGTCTTCCCAGCGCGGCATCAGTTTGATTAGTCTGATGTTTGTCGGGGCTTTTGCGGTGTTCGTGTTGCTTATTGGTTTTCGTTCCGTTCCGGCGGTCACTGAATACATGGCGATTGAACGGAATATCAAGATCCTTGCCACGGACGGCGACAATGGTGCGTCGCCGACGGAGTTGAGGCGAGACTTTGATCGACGTGGTCAGATCGACGATGTCTCGACCATCACCGGCGCAGACCTCGACATCCGCAAGGACACCGGCAAGACCATCATCGAAGCCGAATACTCGCGCAAGGTTCCGGTGGTCGCCAACGTCAGCCTGCTGATCGACTTCCACGCCTCGAGCGCGGATTGA